The window GTCGGCCCTTCTATTAAGGATGTCAAGTTGTTTGGCTCCAAAGCTAAAGGCACTGGTACTTCTGGGTCAGACATAGATGTGCTTGTTATTGTGGAAACCGCCGACCCTAATGTGCGAACAGACATTGTCGACTTAGCTTTTGAAACGAACCTCGATTTTGATGTCTATATTTCGCCGCGGGTAG is drawn from Bacillota bacterium and contains these coding sequences:
- a CDS encoding nucleotidyltransferase domain-containing protein, encoding MLTDKERRAVHQFVRSIRASSVGPSIKDVKLFGSKAKGTGTSGSDIDVLVIVETADPNVRTDIVDLAFETNLDFDVYISPRVVPSDAFSHPIWSRTLFIRNLQNEAIPL